One Lutzomyia longipalpis isolate SR_M1_2022 chromosome 4, ASM2433408v1 DNA segment encodes these proteins:
- the LOC129794482 gene encoding chymotrypsin-1-like has translation MRRIICVVIFVFVAGVCGRKLGRIIGGEDAVVGQGKYQVSLRTLMNQHFCGGAILTSTWVVTAGHCTLGRKPGEFQAAVGSLSIHEGTGHRVGYVFRHPDFDAHSLTDDIALLETETPIVFNDLVQPAVLSERVIPEGMEALLTGWGQLEYPGSVSRTLQALRMVTMTNEECHERHSIDVYSPPIRDSNICAFRENAGACMGDSGSPLVLGNELVGIVSWGVPCAKNFGDVFTRISSYRSWIITSINSKDQP, from the coding sequence atGCGGCGGATAATTTGTGTGGTGATTTTCGTATTTGTGGCTGGAGTTTGTGGGAGGAAATTGGGGAGGATAATTGGTGGGGAGGATGCCGTTGTTGGTCAGGGAAAGTACCAGGTATCACTGAGAACACTCATGAATCAGCACTTCTGTGGCGGAGCCATCCTTACGAGCACTTGGGTCGTTACAGCTGGTCACTGTACGCTGGGCAGGAAGCCCGGGGAATTCCAGGCAGCTGTGGGATCTCTGTCAATCCACGAGGGTACTGGACATCGTGTTGGCTATGTCTTTCGGCATCCTGATTTTGATGCTCATTCCCTGACGGATGATATCGCCCTCCTGGAAACGGAGACTCCCATTGTCTTCAATGATCTCGTGCAACCAGCAGTGCTCAGTGAAAGGGTGATTCCCGAAGGGATGGAAGCTCTGCTCACTGGTTGGGGACAACTGGAGTATCCGGGGAGTGTTTCACGTACCCTCCAGGCCCTGAGGATGGTTACAATGACCAATGAGGAGTGTCACGAGAGGCACAGCATTGATGTCTATTCCCCACCCATTCGAGATTCCAATATTTGTGCCTTCCGGGAGAATGCTGGGGCGTGTATGGGAGACTCCGGATCACCCCTTGTGCTGGGCAATGAACTTGTTGGTATCGTAAGCTGGGGTGTTCCGTGTGCTAAGAATTTTGGGGATGTCTTCACGAGGATCTCTTCCTATCGCAGCTGGATTATCACCTCAATCAATTCAAAGGATCAACCGTAA
- the LOC129795917 gene encoding chymotrypsin-2-like has protein sequence MRMRYQWSFFVFTALLALTVARSVPEEYREPNTGYIVGGSNAARGQFPYQVSLRTLPGIHFCGGAIVGSRWILTAGLCLSRRTPTSVNAFVGSHLLSDSTRYLLSDLVVHPQFNENTMLNDVGLARTQEAIVYSALIQPIALGSSYIGGSVIAIATGWGRITENGPTPNNLQWVNLGTLTNDDCKNRLPPPHVGLIFDSTLCTFTRTDEGVCYGDTGGPLNSGNVVIGIVSWGVRCAISYPDVFTRVSSHRTWIMENITD, from the exons ATGAGAATGCGATATCAGTGGAGTTTTTTTGTGTTCACTGCCCTCTTGGCACTCACGGTGGCGCGAA GTGTGCCAGAGGAGTATCGTGAACCAAATACAGGCTACATTGTTGGCGGTAGTAATGCTGCCAGGGGACAATTTCCCTATCAAGTCTCGCTGAGAACACTGCCTGGGATTCATTTCTGCGGTGGTGCCATTGTGGGTAGTAGGTGGATCCTAACGGCTGGCCTCTGCCTCTCCCGGCGTACCCCAACGAGTGTTAATGCCTTTGTGGGATCGCACCTTCTCTCGGACTCAACGCGGTACCTACTGAGTGATCTTGTGGTGCATCCGCAATTCAATGAGAACACCATGCTTAACGATGTGGGTCTAGCACGTACACAGGAAGCTATTGTGTACTCAGCTCTCATCCAACCCATTGCCCTCGGATCAAGCTACATCGGGGGATCTGTGATTGCCATTGCAACAGGATGGGGACGTATAACGGAGAACGGACCTACTCCCAATAATCTGCAGTGGGTCAACCTGGGTACCCTTACAAATGATGACTGCAAGAACAGGCTCCCTCCTCCGCATGTAGGTCTCATCTTCGACAGCACTCTCTGCACGTTTACACGCACCGATGAAGGGGTTTGCTACGGAGATACTGGAGGACCTCTCAATTCGGGAAATGTCGTTATTGGGATTGTTTCATGGG GCGTTCGATGCGCTATTTCCTATCCCGATGTCTTCACGAGGGTTTCTTCGCATCGAACATGGATCATGGAAAATATAACTGATTAA
- the LOC129795916 gene encoding chymotrypsin-2-like: MGTPFFFLLLVPLIAECALIPSASDFESRIVGGYSAAPGQFPYQASIQTPDFVHDCGGSIVSASWILSSAHCAKDKAPGETTALIGSHLVSLGGVRYGIEKIVPHPDYNAQKFLNDLSMMKTDSPITFTDLIQPIKLQTTPVGSDIEAVASGWGTLAYPGAFANNLQYLPVTIIDNDICSTLHTSTNAAKLYPGVMCAEPIRGTGMCVGDTGSPLVTKLESTDIGFVQIGVVAWGVPCGANYPDVYTRVSAYVPWIAQVSDAFIIERE; encoded by the exons ATGGGCACcccatttttctttcttcttcttgttccCTTAATTGCAG aaTGTGCCCTTATCCCATCGGCTTCAGATTTCGAGAGTAGAATTGTGGGTGGCTACAGTGCGGCTCCTGGTCAATTCCCATATCAAGCTTCAATCCAAACTCCTGATTTTGTTCACGACTGCGGTGGATCCATTGTTAGTGCTTCGTGGATTCTTTCATCTGCCCACTGTGCTAAGGATAAAGCACCTGGAGAAACAACAGCCCTTATTGGGAGTCACCTTGTTAGCCTCGGTGGGGTTCGGTATGggattgagaaaattgtccCCCATCCCGATTACAATGCACAGAAATTCCTCAATGATCTTTCAATGATGAAGACAGACAGCCCAATCACCTTTACGGACCTCATTCAACCGATAAAGCTTCAAACAACCCCTGTGGGGAGTGATATTGAAGCTGTTGCTTCAGGATGGGGGACTCTAGCT taCCCAGGAGCTTTTGCCAATAATCTCCAATATCTTCCCGTCACGATAATTGACAATGATATCTGCAGCACCCTCCACACATCAACGAATGCAGCTAAGCTCTACCCCGGGGTTATGTGTGCTGAACCAATTAGGGGTACAGGGATGTGCGTTGGGGACACAGGATCACCCCTTGTGACGAAACTCGAGAGTACGGACATTGGATTTGTGCAAATCGGTGTAGTTGCCTGGGGGGTACCATGTGGGGCAAATTACCCCGATGTCTATACCCGCGTATCAGCCTACGTTCCGTGGATAGCACAAGTTTCCGATGCTTTCATCATAGAAcgagaataa
- the LOC129795918 gene encoding chymotrypsin-2-like, with protein sequence MILKILLVLILGLLGETSSKYIPGGENAMMKESNLDGFIVGGQDAALGQFPHTVSIRNTSNVHFCGGSIISARWVISAAHCTMFRNPEDTWMIVGALYLNSGGVNVFTDRILNHPDFYPDEPGDISLLQSRDEIIFSATVSPLNLGQAHIDAGVVGTVAGWGRTGPQDDFPNTLQWIHKNTISNEECFERLPGADANILQDNMICTVNQPGEGMCSGDSGSALFFGNTAIGIVSWGIWPCGGGHPDVFTRISTYYTWLVEQMNS encoded by the exons atgattttgaaaattttattagttctTATTCTTGGTTTATTGGGAGAAACTTCTTCcaaat ATATTCCTGGTGGTGAAAATGCGATGATGAAGGAAAGTAATTTGGATGGATTTATTGTTGGTGGTCAGGATGCAGCTCTTGGACAATTTCCTCATACGGTTTCCATAAGGAATACTTCAAACGTCCATTTCTGCGGTGGATCCATCATTTCAGCTCGTTGGGTAATTTCTGCAGCACACTGCACCATGTTTCGTAATCCTGAGGATACATGGATGATTGTTGGAGCACTATATTTGAACTCTGGTGGTGTTAATGTCTTCACGGATCGCATACTAAATCATCCGGATTTCTATCCGGACGAACCTGGAGATATATCGCTTCTACAGTCGAGGGATGAGATAATCTTCTCAGCCACAGTCAGCCCCTTAAATCTCGGACAAGCTCACATTGATGCAGGAGTTGTGGGAACAGTTGCTGGTTGGGGTAGAACAGGACCACAGGATGACTTTCCCAACACCCTCCAGTGGATACATAAGAATACAATAAGCAACGAGGAGTGCTTCGAAAGATTGCCCGGAGCTGATGCAAACATTCTTCAGGATAATATGATTTGTACGGTAAATCAACCAGGTGAAGGGATGTGTTCTGGTGATTCAGGATCAGCGCTTTTCTTCGGAAATACAGCCATTGGGATTGTTTCCTGGGGTATTTGGCCATGTGGTGGTGGGCATCCTGATGTCTTTACGCGCATTTCCACCTACTACACCTGGTTAGTGGAGCAAATGAATTCTTAG
- the LOC129794483 gene encoding trypsin-1-like, producing the protein MLHLKFFCILFALLGLHGERNVEGSPVAATQFPFVASLRSAAAAQFCSSSIVSDRWVLTTAHCIAGRTPENTRVWVGIEDPSGHINHITVVLVLHPAYQPSILINDIGLIQTRDQIVFNDFAQPIALGTEEIPGGVSAVKVGAAFDGARWEFSSTITNSECLQTAGSGQPIFDSTVCSMRYEEDNFILTGSVLVVGNKVVGVFTWRIPRPWTPDINSRISTFHEWIQSVIQ; encoded by the exons ATGCTTCATTTAAAGTTCTTCTGCATCCTTTTCGCCTTGTTGGGCCTTCATGgtgaaa GGAATGTTGAAGGCAGTCCAGTTGCAGCAACTCAGTTTCCCTTCGTAGCATCTCTGAGATCTGCAGCAGCTGCACAATTTTGCTCCAGCTCCATTGTGTCCGATCGATGGGTCCTTACAACAGCGCATTGCATCGCAGGACGAACTCCTGAGAATACGAGAGTTTGGGTGGGAATTGAAGACCCCAGTGGCCATATCAACCACATCACAGTTGTCCTAGTTTTGCACCCAGCATATCAACCGTCTATCCTCATCAATGATATTGGCCTTATTCAAACTAGAGATCAAATCGTCTTCAATGACTTCGCTCAACCCATTGCACTTGGAACAGAAGAAATTCCCGGTGGTGTATCGGCTGTAAAAGTTGGAGCAGCCTTTGATGGAGCCCGCTGGGAGTTTTCATCAACTATAACTAATTCAGAATGCCTCCAAACCGCCGGTTCAGGTCAACCGATTTTTGATTCAACTGTCTGTTCGATGAGGTACGAAGAGGATAATTTTATCTTGACTGGAAGTGTTTTGGTTGTTGGCAATAAGGTTGTTGGTGTCTTTACGTGGAGAATCCCAAGACCATGGACTCCGGATATAAACTCCAGAATTTCCACATTCCACGAATGGATTCAGTCAGttattcagtaa